One Maribacter cobaltidurans genomic window carries:
- a CDS encoding TIGR04282 family arsenosugar biosynthesis glycosyltransferase, protein MRSTAVLVFANSSQEEMRYKPINNGEVLFDSLTQRTLKEVEKTSLAYFHITEHHQKGNSFGERFTNAIKSVFDQGFEKVITVGNDTPHLQSGHIKAAAEALIKGRTVIGPSLDGGFYLMGIHQENFNPDDFIDLPWQNSCLLRTLIENLEKNKCSFYKLPVFEDIDTLHDIQRLSNYISTLAISLISIFSDCLNTINRTVFFIGTFYSSISLQLPLNKGSPVFVPIR, encoded by the coding sequence ATGCGTAGTACCGCTGTCTTAGTATTTGCCAATTCTTCCCAAGAGGAAATGCGCTATAAACCCATAAACAATGGAGAGGTACTTTTTGATTCCTTGACCCAAAGAACGCTCAAGGAAGTTGAAAAAACATCGCTGGCCTATTTTCATATAACCGAGCATCATCAAAAAGGAAATTCTTTTGGGGAACGCTTTACCAATGCCATTAAAAGTGTTTTCGATCAGGGTTTTGAAAAAGTCATTACAGTAGGAAACGATACCCCCCATCTACAATCAGGGCACATCAAGGCTGCAGCTGAAGCATTGATTAAGGGAAGAACGGTTATTGGTCCTTCTTTGGATGGTGGCTTTTATTTGATGGGTATTCATCAAGAAAATTTTAATCCTGATGATTTCATTGATTTACCATGGCAAAATAGTTGCCTTTTAAGGACATTAATTGAAAACCTAGAAAAAAATAAGTGTTCATTTTATAAGCTACCCGTATTTGAGGACATCGACACTTTACATGATATCCAAAGGCTTTCCAATTATATCTCAACACTTGCTATTTCCCTAATATCAATTTTTTCCGATTGCCTAAATACAATAAACCGTACTGTCTTTTTTATAGGAACATTTTATAGTTCCATTTCCCTCCAACTGCCTTTGAACAAAGGTTCTCCAGTGTTTGTTCCAATCCGTTAA
- a CDS encoding SusC/RagA family TonB-linked outer membrane protein encodes MKYIMLVMTLFMTATGFCQNTVSGTVTDAAGNPIPYVNVLLSGTNKGTITNEEGKFSINTTDTKGVLEFSVLGYQTQKVPINDLLYIEVALLESSEQLDEVVLTALGLKRETKELGYVVQSLDAQGVTEVKSVNFLDNLTGKLAGVTISQGPTGVGSTSKITIRGEASFSNNNPLFIVDGVPINNNSVFNFTNEAAAGFQEIDFGNGAMEVNPDDIAEVSVLKGPSAAALYGTRASNGVIVIETKSGRNSTGLGISYNTSFFVDTAFQLPDFQNEYGQGNAGQFAFVDGLGGGTNDLISYSWGPRLDVGNLIPQFDSPVTLPDGTVVRGGDTALYSGLPITPTPFVSHPDNLKDFYRTGTTLINNIAVASNFEKGNYRLSFTDLRSESIIPGVNLDRQTISARLGFRPTEKLSINSSISYINSKSDNRPSNGYGSENVNYSLVGWGPRSLNMESLRDYWQPGLEGVQQYSFNYTYFDNPFFIMYENRNSFNRDRVFGNISASYDITEHLTASIRSGMDYSSELRQLRRAFSSNRFQNGGYAEHDVFYREINTDFLLNYINRFNDVSLDVSVGGNRLDQKAFTSQSQTTSLAQPRIFRLSNAASPVEVFEFESNKRINSFYGLVKLGYKDFLFLDITGRNDWSSALATPFSVDNTSFFYPSVSSSFILSEVVDVPQFISFAKLRASWAQVGNDTNPYQTTSAFVAQTPFNGQPTFSNQNTIANPNLQPEQTSSFEIGADLRFFGDQLHFDISYYNALTKNQIISLPIGISSGYTKQVVNAGSVRSKGLEIITGISPVVSESFSWNSTLNFSTNRAIVEDLPQEDGRLTLAYSRIYDSQNQTVYLQVEEGGRVGDLYGTGYLKNENGDFILTDEGRYIPNNDLQKLGNYNPDFMLGFNNQFKYKNWNLGFLLDWRQGGIIVSRTRALGNVGGQLAETSFRPEAGIVPVGVVNTGTDDNPVYTPNTVAVSAESYYRQFYDRNHEENNTYDASFLKLRQFSIGYTFKDLSVFNQDARLNVSLIGRNLFALTENPHFDPEQLAVQGQGFIGGVEDMSYATTRSIGIKAGFNF; translated from the coding sequence ATGAAATATATTATGTTGGTTATGACCTTGTTCATGACCGCAACGGGTTTTTGCCAAAATACGGTTTCCGGTACCGTAACGGATGCCGCTGGTAATCCCATCCCCTATGTCAATGTACTCCTATCCGGAACAAATAAAGGAACCATTACCAATGAAGAAGGAAAATTTTCGATTAATACGACCGATACCAAGGGTGTTTTGGAGTTTTCCGTTTTAGGATATCAAACGCAAAAAGTTCCCATTAATGATTTGCTCTATATAGAGGTCGCTTTATTGGAGTCTTCCGAGCAATTGGACGAAGTCGTCCTGACAGCTCTTGGACTAAAAAGGGAAACCAAGGAATTGGGCTATGTGGTCCAAAGTTTGGACGCACAAGGCGTTACCGAGGTGAAATCGGTCAATTTTTTGGATAACCTTACAGGTAAACTGGCAGGAGTTACAATCAGCCAAGGACCTACAGGAGTAGGCTCCACCTCAAAAATTACCATACGGGGAGAGGCTTCCTTCTCCAATAACAATCCACTCTTCATCGTAGACGGAGTGCCCATTAACAATAATTCGGTTTTTAACTTTACCAACGAAGCGGCTGCCGGCTTTCAGGAAATCGATTTTGGAAATGGTGCCATGGAAGTCAATCCTGATGATATTGCGGAAGTTTCGGTTTTAAAAGGGCCAAGTGCAGCGGCGCTATATGGTACAAGAGCTTCCAACGGTGTCATTGTCATTGAGACCAAAAGTGGTAGAAACAGTACAGGTCTTGGGATTAGCTATAATACTAGCTTTTTCGTGGATACTGCATTTCAATTGCCCGATTTCCAAAATGAATATGGACAGGGCAATGCGGGACAATTTGCCTTTGTAGATGGACTGGGAGGTGGTACCAACGATTTGATTTCCTACAGTTGGGGGCCGCGTTTGGACGTAGGTAATCTTATTCCTCAATTTGACAGCCCAGTTACTCTGCCCGACGGAACCGTGGTACGAGGTGGCGACACGGCACTTTATAGTGGTCTGCCTATTACGCCCACCCCATTTGTATCCCATCCGGATAACCTAAAGGATTTTTATAGGACGGGAACTACGCTTATTAACAACATTGCTGTTGCCTCCAATTTTGAAAAAGGCAACTACCGCCTCTCCTTTACGGATTTAAGAAGTGAATCCATCATTCCAGGTGTAAATCTGGACCGGCAAACCATAAGTGCACGATTGGGCTTTAGACCGACCGAAAAATTGAGTATCAATTCTTCTATCAGCTATATCAATTCCAAAAGTGATAACCGGCCATCAAACGGTTACGGTTCCGAAAACGTAAATTATTCCTTGGTAGGTTGGGGGCCAAGATCGCTGAACATGGAAAGCCTCAGGGATTATTGGCAACCCGGATTGGAAGGCGTTCAGCAGTATTCATTTAACTATACTTATTTTGATAATCCCTTTTTCATCATGTATGAAAACAGGAACTCCTTTAATAGGGACAGGGTCTTTGGAAATATCTCTGCGAGTTATGATATAACGGAACATTTGACCGCTTCTATTAGATCAGGAATGGACTATTCCAGTGAACTCCGCCAATTAAGGCGAGCCTTTAGTTCCAACAGATTCCAGAATGGAGGATATGCGGAGCATGATGTTTTCTATAGGGAAATAAATACCGATTTTCTTTTAAATTATATCAATCGTTTTAATGATGTAAGCCTCGATGTTAGTGTAGGTGGAAACCGGTTGGACCAAAAAGCATTTACTTCACAATCCCAGACAACAAGTTTGGCCCAGCCGAGAATTTTCAGGCTTTCGAACGCGGCCTCCCCGGTAGAAGTTTTCGAGTTTGAATCGAACAAACGCATCAATAGCTTTTATGGTTTGGTGAAACTGGGCTATAAGGATTTTCTATTTTTAGATATTACCGGCAGGAACGATTGGTCCAGTGCTTTGGCCACACCTTTTTCCGTAGACAATACCTCATTCTTTTACCCTTCTGTCTCTTCTAGTTTTATTCTATCAGAGGTTGTAGACGTTCCACAGTTTATTTCTTTTGCAAAACTCCGTGCCAGTTGGGCCCAAGTGGGTAATGATACCAATCCTTACCAAACCACAAGTGCCTTCGTGGCTCAAACTCCATTTAATGGACAGCCCACTTTTAGCAACCAAAACACCATTGCCAACCCCAATTTGCAACCGGAGCAGACTTCTTCTTTTGAAATTGGGGCGGATTTACGGTTTTTCGGCGATCAGTTGCATTTTGATATTTCCTATTATAATGCCCTGACCAAAAACCAAATTATCTCCCTGCCCATAGGAATTTCTTCCGGTTATACGAAGCAAGTAGTCAATGCAGGAAGTGTTCGTTCCAAAGGGTTGGAAATTATTACCGGAATTTCTCCCGTGGTATCTGAGAGTTTTTCATGGAACAGCACCTTAAATTTTAGCACCAACAGAGCCATTGTTGAAGATTTACCACAGGAAGACGGCCGCTTAACCCTAGCATATTCAAGAATCTATGATAGTCAAAACCAAACGGTATATCTTCAAGTGGAAGAAGGAGGTCGCGTTGGGGATCTTTATGGTACCGGTTATTTAAAAAATGAAAATGGAGATTTTATACTTACGGATGAAGGACGGTATATTCCCAATAACGATTTACAAAAACTAGGGAATTACAATCCCGATTTTATGTTGGGCTTTAATAACCAGTTTAAGTATAAGAACTGGAACCTTGGCTTTCTTTTGGACTGGCGACAAGGAGGAATCATTGTATCCAGAACCAGGGCCTTGGGCAACGTAGGAGGTCAATTGGCAGAAACGTCTTTTCGTCCGGAAGCAGGTATTGTACCTGTTGGTGTGGTCAACACGGGAACTGATGACAATCCTGTATATACCCCAAATACGGTTGCAGTATCTGCAGAGAGCTATTACAGACAGTTTTATGACCGTAACCATGAGGAAAACAACACGTATGATGCGTCTTTTCTAAAGTTACGTCAGTTCTCTATTGGATATACGTTTAAGGACTTATCTGTTTTTAATCAAGATGCGCGTTTAAATGTCTCCTTGATTGGCAGAAATCTTTTTGCCCTCACTGAAAATCCGCATTTTGACCCAGAGCAACTTGCCGTACAAGGACAAGGGTTTATTGGTGGTGTTGAGGATATGTCTTATGCCACCACACGTAGTATTGGTATTAAGGCAGGGTTTAATTTTTAA
- a CDS encoding SusD/RagB family nutrient-binding outer membrane lipoprotein has translation MKKTYSLLLFLAIISCTQDFEDINTNPNSPVSVQPSLLLRQVIYDYGEQMSYEGFTAGNLLGQYTTALDFNLFDRHNLKSPQLGGNPWPIFYENLRDNEIILNLSQENTSFSVYEGPARIMKAYMAAALTDLFGDVPYFEAFKGNQGTVTPVYDSQESIYMAENGILDNLNKGISAIESYEGTIPLEGDILFEGDLESWVRFANSLKIKYLMRISSKLDVATELQALFNEGNYIQENSQNAVFDFTDGEPNNFRLARLRIGDFNNFVMSETMDEILTNLNDPRISKLFRPIANSDMGDEYNGLLNGIDASSTTINVSDYSLAGTIFRENTGVLDANFMTSMETHFLLAEAAQKGLITGNVNQLYERGVSQAFDYWQVVLSNEYLTGPGALNNGNPLENIITQKWIANMINGYEGWIEYRRTGYPQLKTISASLNDDLIPVRMPYPGEEEALNNSNYTEASDNTNGNSINVNVWWDEE, from the coding sequence ATGAAAAAAACATATAGCTTATTACTTTTCTTGGCGATAATAAGTTGTACCCAAGATTTTGAGGATATCAACACCAATCCTAATTCCCCAGTAAGTGTACAACCCAGCCTTTTGCTGAGACAGGTCATTTATGATTATGGGGAGCAGATGTCCTATGAAGGTTTTACCGCTGGAAATTTGTTGGGACAATATACTACAGCTTTGGATTTTAACCTCTTTGATAGGCATAACTTAAAGTCTCCACAGTTGGGAGGAAATCCATGGCCCATATTCTATGAGAACCTTCGGGACAATGAAATCATATTGAATCTCTCACAGGAAAACACTTCATTTTCAGTATATGAAGGACCAGCACGAATAATGAAAGCCTATATGGCCGCCGCATTGACCGATTTGTTTGGAGACGTTCCCTACTTTGAAGCCTTTAAAGGGAATCAAGGCACGGTGACCCCTGTTTACGATAGTCAAGAATCCATTTATATGGCTGAAAATGGAATATTAGATAATCTTAATAAAGGGATATCGGCCATTGAATCCTATGAAGGAACCATTCCGCTCGAAGGGGATATCCTTTTTGAGGGTGACTTGGAAAGCTGGGTGCGTTTTGCCAATTCACTTAAGATCAAATACCTCATGCGAATTTCTTCAAAATTGGACGTGGCTACGGAACTGCAAGCCCTTTTTAACGAAGGAAATTATATTCAGGAGAATAGTCAAAATGCAGTGTTTGATTTTACGGATGGCGAGCCCAACAATTTTAGGCTGGCAAGATTGCGAATTGGAGATTTCAACAATTTTGTGATGTCCGAAACGATGGATGAAATTTTAACCAATCTTAATGACCCGCGTATTTCAAAACTTTTTAGGCCCATTGCTAATAGTGATATGGGTGATGAATATAACGGACTCTTAAATGGTATCGATGCCTCTTCAACTACTATTAACGTATCTGACTATTCCTTGGCCGGGACTATTTTTAGGGAAAATACAGGGGTCTTGGACGCCAATTTCATGACGAGTATGGAGACCCATTTTCTTTTGGCCGAGGCTGCGCAAAAGGGTTTAATCACTGGAAATGTGAATCAGCTATATGAAAGGGGGGTCAGCCAGGCTTTTGACTATTGGCAGGTAGTCCTTTCCAATGAGTATTTAACGGGTCCAGGAGCATTGAATAACGGAAATCCTTTGGAGAATATTATCACCCAAAAGTGGATTGCCAATATGATTAATGGATATGAAGGTTGGATAGAATATAGAAGAACAGGTTACCCACAGCTAAAAACAATTTCAGCAAGTCTCAATGATGATTTAATACCCGTTAGAATGCCATATCCCGGCGAGGAAGAAGCGCTTAACAATTCTAATTACACCGAAGCTTCAGACAATACAAACGGTAACAGTATCAACGTAAACGTCTGGT